GCAACTGCTGATCAAACATGGGCCCGCTTTCTATAAAGAGCATGTCCCCAATAAGCCCGTTAGCTCCTGTTTCACATCCACGTTACCTTGCACCTCCGGGTATTTGACCAAGAGCAGGAATCCGTATCTCAAGGTGGAGGAAGTTgtctctgtcccagcaccaaATAGTTGCGTCACGCTATCCACCAGGTTTGCGGTGTTGAATTCACTCAGTGGGTTTTGCTTTTCCTTGAATGAAGGGAATGAGAAGAGCCCGTAGCAAAGACCGGCAGCACAGCATCGTAAATGAAATGGGATTTGAGTCGTGCCCGGAGAAAGGCCTCTGTCCACCAAGCCCTGGGTGACgctctggaggggagggagaggcttTGGGCCTGGTTATGTAGGTGGCTCTAGCTCCGCAGTTCCCCATCCGCGACCTCGTTGTGGCTGAAGAGCCTGCAGACCCTCTGTATAACCCCCGGTAGCAATGACAACCGCCCCCACTTACCTGTTCCATCCTGCTGAGGAAGGAGTCGATGTAGTCCCGAGGGCAGCTGGGGTCCAGGCTCTGCTGGTTCATCCTCACCCTCTCCAGGATAAACTCGTGTAGTGTCTTGTAGATGCGCGGCATCCGCTTGTGCGGCCCAGGTAGGAATTGCAGGATCCTTGGACAGATCTCGTAGAGCTGTGGGCAGATCAGAGGGGGGACGGTTCAGAGGGGCAGGGAGTTCTGCTCCAGCCGGGGCTGGGTCCCATTCTCACTTATTTTAGGGGGAGCAGGACCGGGCAGAGTGTGCACGGGTTGAGAAGGCAAGGGACTGTCCAAGCAGATGCTCTCCTGGCTCCAGGACAGCAGAGAGGAGCATTAAAACCAATGAGAATGATGGGCACTCTTCCTCTTGGAGAGTCTGAGGCCCAGCTGATGTGGGAGGTTTGGGCTTGTTGCAGTGTAGACCGGACTGGACCCCTTTACCCCATGAGCAATGACGGGAGCGTGTTGCagaggccccccacccccttcctggcccaGAAACATCTCCTACCAGGCTCCAGTGGGTGCTTATTTCCAGAAACAAGTTGTTGATGATGCCCATCAAGTTCAGAAACTTTTTGTCCTCGTATTCGAAGCGGTTCCCAAAGGCAATGGCACAGATGACGTTGGAGACGGCGTAGTAGATGGGGAGGGTGGGGTCGAAGGGAGAACCTGGTCGGTAGGGGAGAGTTTGGGGTTGATGACCAGCCTCCTCATCATTGCTTGTGGTGTGTCCTGACACTGCGGGGGTTACATGTTATCGAGGGGTAGGGTCTTTAGTGGGGTTGGGTTGCAGCCCCTCATCTCTTGCAGGTGTCACCAGGCTCACTTTTAATTAGGTGGCGTGGGTCCGGCTCACCGTCATCAGTCGGCTTGGACGTGGGGTGTGAAACACCCCCTAGACTCCAGGGTTGTGTGCACACCACAAGCTAGTGCATAGCCCTGTCCTGCCCTTGGCGGTACTGCCTGGTGTACCTGCACTAGCGAGCTGGGCTGAACGTGTCTGCCCGCGCTGCTGGGAGCACTGGGGGAGCGCAGCGATGACGTGTGCTCCTGGAAAATAGTTACCCTACGCGGGAAGTGAGCATGATGCTCAGTGAGGATTCGGGCTCTGCAGTGTTGGCTGCCTGCTCTGGATTTTCAGAAGAATCTGTTACTTAAATGGTGCCTTCCTCGGGCTGGCGGAGAACTCGCCTTTCCTCTCTCTTGCCCTGCTGGTGTaatgggagctgctgggctctgaggACTTGTGCCAACTCTTTCCCGAGACCCCGAGATGGGAGTGGAGCCCCTTTGAAAACTGGTGCCTGGGTGATTTGTGTTACCAACGCCCGTTCTCTAGGAACGGACCAGAACCACTTGAGTTCGCGGCAGCTGCAGAGCAGTCTGCAAAACAGCTCATGCGCTAATACAATTGACACCGACCTTTGGTTTTCCTCATCTCCTCCACCAGGTACTGGGCTTCCTCCTGGATCCGCTCCTCAATgctgctaccccccaccccaaaattcctcAGGATTTCAGAGGAAAATCGACGGAGCTTCTTCCACCGTTCCCCGTTAGCCGTAAAAACACCTAGGTGGACAAAGAACAAATAAAGATGGGTAAAGCCTAGAGAATGCAGTAGGAAGCCGGTGTCGATGTCCGGAGCCATGAGAGACTGTACAGAACTGTGGGTGTAGCGAGCAATGGAGCAGAGCCCTTCACCGATGGTCTGCTCGCTAAGGTCAGGACAAAGTTGTTGATCTCCACACACCCCTTTCGGACTCCCTGGCTGGAGAGGATGCCACAATGCTTTTGGAGTCCTCCAGCTGCAGGGCACGTCACGGGGGCTGTATGGGTGCTTGGACCTGAAACGGCAGTGCATTTGGACCGTTTCAGATGTTGCATCTCTTGGCACCTTGGGAGTTCATTCTAGTTCTACCAGGATACTTAATGACGGTGTCAGAAGCCCCAGACACTCGGCACGTTTGCACTGGTTTAGTGTCTTTGCTGGTGAAAGACTGGAGGGGTCAGAGACCCTCCAGCTCTGTTGATGCAACTCGTTTGCATCAGTACAGGGTGAACATGGGGAAAGACCAGCCTTAAAAAGGCAGAGCAAGGTCCCTTGCTGCAAACTGGAAGCTGAATGGCGACCAGTTCAAGTTAGACCTTGGTGGGGAAACATCAAGGCACAGTGATCAATCTTGGGAAAAAGAGTGAGGAGCTGTATAGGGTTGGGTTCTGCTTCAGGCGGGCTCTAGAAACCATGCGCTTTCTGcgagctctgctccagctcagccaGGACTTGTGGTCCCGACACAGGAGTCTGCGGTGCGGGTCCATGGCTTGTTCTGGCAAGACTGAGACTGGACACTTAAACGCTTTTCATGTACCTCTTTGCTGCCACCACTAAGGAGCTGGTCTGCAGCAACACGGGTTCTTGGCCACGGTGGCTTGAATGAGGGTAAGTGAGTTAAATGACCTTTCCTCTGACATGAGATGCATATGTTGGGGCTTCTGCATTAGTTACGTGgcaagtctttaagaggaggctagatgaacaccttgctggggtcgtttgaccccagtgctctttcctgcccatggcagggggtcggacttgatgatctgttaaggtcccttccgaccctagaaactatgaaactataaatagTTTAGGGATTCCTGAGGGCCCAGGTATTTGAACTGCACCGTTGGctctgtgctggggagggggtaTTCCCTGAGGTTGCTAGGCCGGGTGCCAGTCTGGGATCGTCTTCTGAGTAACAGCGTTGTGGCCCCTAGGTTTGCTCTGAGCTGAGACTATCGTCAAAGCCTCATCCTTGCTCTCACTCACCATAACCAGTGAAGAGTCTGTCCACTATGGCCATTTTAGCTCTGTCGCTGAACTCCTCTGCATGGTCCACCAGGGCTTCCTTCACCACGTCGTAGCCGCAGAGAACCACGACCCGCCGGAAGCCCATATACACCGTGAACACGGGGCCGTACTTCTCTTTGATCTGCGTTGGGTGTGAAGGGGAAAGCAGGGTGagatgctgcagggagcaggagcctcCCTCCACCCAGGCAAACGAGGGATGCGTAGCAACGGCCTGAGCGAGGTGAGTTTATAGCAAAGTGCTGACTTTGGTGGGGTGTTGCTACGTATGAGTGACGACAGCTGGCCTGAGTTACCTTACAGCAAACGTGTTTGCCAACACCTGCCTTGAATGTGGTGTTTTCAGTTCTACTGTTGCAAGAAAAGTGGGATGACCAGTGTGCAGGACGGGGCTCACCACTCTTGACTCTCACTCATGGTCCTGTAGACCGGTGAGCTAGCGTTCTCCTTTCGGCCATTTAAGGAccggcagggaagcagcagttatCTGCTCAAAGCTGCCAGCCTTTAGCTACAGATTGAAACCCCCTTATTCTTGCTTACCGCTTGGGTCTTGTTACTGCTGCCCTGGCCAAGAGACAGGTGGGGCCAGGGATCAAGGCCTGGTTCTGTGATGGGTGCCAGTGAGCAGACCCTAGTTCACAGAGGAGAAAATGAACTGCTTTGCTGTCAGGCCTTGTAATGGCTGTGCTGTCTCGGGTGGGATGGCTGGTGGGGTCACAAATGTGAGAGGCTGACGTGCCCCGCGATGGGTGAGCCCTCCTTGTGTGGGAGTCAGCACTGGGCATAAGTGCTCTTTGGGTACCACATGCAGGCCAAAGAAGCACACCTCAGGGTTGAGTAGTCTTATGTACAGCTTATATTATGGCTATCTGcactggtttggatagggctcaGGACTAGATGTCCTCTGGAGCTCTCTCCCAGCCTAACTTGGCTGTGACTCTAACTTACTGCAtctgcatggttttttttcccattggatCTGTCATTACAACGGATAGCCCCTCTCAGTCGTCTGCCACATCTTGGATGGAAAGTGGATGTTTAGGAGGATGAATGTTCTGTAATTTGGAGTGGGCGCACCCAGGTACCTGTCGTAAAGGTTGTGGGCCGTGCAGTTGGGCTGTTTCAATCTGATCCCTTTCTTGTCTGCCACATCCAAGCAGTTCTGCAAGTCTAGCGGCACCCAACCATTCAgcacccccttcctctgcccccgtCTCCCAAGGGTGGCCCAGATTGCTAGGGTTAGCAGCGAGGGCCCTCTGAAGCGAGTCAGGGGAGCTGGGTGTTTCCAAAGAGCAATCTGTGCTCTTgggtgctgggcagggagctccctAGAGGGCATGTCAACCTCTCAACAGGGCTCCTTCTCCAGCTGTGGGGCACGCGGTGGGGAGGTCCCCCCAAAACCCCCTGACAGCTCATGGTCTTTGCAGAGAGCAGTGGAGCAGAGCTTGTGATGCCTGAAATTCTTGTGGTCtgggcactcacccaggaagaGGAAGACCTGGGTTCTGGGCTTCCCTGAGCCTCGAGGGACTCAAACATGCATCTCTCGCTGCCCAGAGGAATGCCGTATGCCCTTGGCTATAGCTTGGGCTTACGTGGATTTTCTCCAGGGCTCTGGATATGCTTGCCAAGGACAAATGAGCCCCAGGGCAGACAGAGGGCAAGTTATAGGCAGCCTGACTCTAGTCCACTAAGAAGACTGGTTCCTGCTGCCAGGGTTTATATCTTGTTCTAACCCATAGCTGCCAAGCGTGACATGCACAAATAATCCTGGGAGCAATCTTGGAGGTATGTGAATAGTCTCATGGATTTCCACTCGCGGGAGTAGGGTCTGTGGGTTAGAGCCAGCACTGAGCAACATTAGAAGCCATAGACCttgttgtgggcagtggggtggctgggggtaaagaatgggaccctgggactctagccagagcagacagGCTTCCCATGAAATGCTGCATTTCAGCCAATTTTggcaagggaagttgaggatgGATGTTAGGAAAACTTgcaaggaaggtagtaaagcactggaacaggctccccagagagtttatggcatctccatccttggagttttttaagacctgggtagacaaagccgtggctgggatgatggagttggggctggtcctgcttggagcagggggttggacgagatgcgacctcctgagggcccttcaacctgaattttctatgattctaaaatgtTTTGGGGGGTAAAAAGATTTCCTCCTCAGCCCCCATGTTGCAGCCGACTCTGGGAATGCTGGCCATACCAGTAATAGCTGTTGGACTTGTGGCTACCAGCCCCGATTCAGGAGAGCCCTTAAGCCCCTGCCTAACTGAGTATCTCATTTccacagctgtggagctgcctgcATTGGGATGTTTCGCGAAAGGGGACCCCTCCCAGCTGTAATCGTGGTGTGGGGGTCATAGCTACCACCGAGGGGGCTGAGGAGAGTAATTTGGAGTCTCTTTCAACTTCTCGAGTTTGGAGCCCTGGACCTGTAGGCGGAACGCGTGCACGCACAAGTCCTGTCTGCCATGGCTGGAGGTTAGAGTAAAGGTGGGATTGCAGAGCCGGGAGTCGGGACTCCTGGTTTCTCTTGCTGGCTGAGTAGGGAAGAGGGATGTAGAGGCTGAAGCAAGGGGAAGCACATAGGAGCTTATGGTTTCTAACTCCAGCTGTGGAAGAG
This sequence is a window from Alligator mississippiensis isolate rAllMis1 chromosome 15, rAllMis1, whole genome shotgun sequence. Protein-coding genes within it:
- the LOC132243174 gene encoding cytochrome P450 2G1-like, with product MVLGEAVTLLLAVCLSGLAIHWEWKWWHQRRKLPPGPTPLQYPIYFLHPWKTGLLKPLMKIKEKYGPVFTVYMGFRRVVVLCGYDVVKEALVDHAEEFSDRAKMAIVDRLFTGYGVFTANGERWKKLRRFSSEILRNFGVGGSSIEERIQEEAQYLVEEMRKTKGSPFDPTLPIYYAVSNVICAIAFGNRFEYEDKKFLNLMGIINNLFLEISTHWSLLYEICPRILQFLPGPHKRMPRIYKTLHEFILERVRMNQQSLDPSCPRDYIDSFLSRMEQEKQNPLSEFNTANLVDSVTQLFGAGTETTSSTLRYGFLLLVKYPEVQGKVQEEIDRVVGQNRSPAMHHRGQMPYTNAVINEVTRFANILPVGIPHALTCDVHFRGYFLPKGTDICAALGTVLQDPKYFKDPENFSPGHFLDEEGRFKKNNAFLPFSAGKRVCLGKSLALMELFLILTTVLQRFTLKSLKPPQEIDLTPKMNGFGIIPPSYEICACPREEELQDAA